A genomic region of Streptosporangium lutulentum contains the following coding sequences:
- a CDS encoding RyR domain-containing protein: MKAYPETIARVCHEANRVLQIAAGEKPSPHWDQAPDWQTSPVIQGVEAALAGATPQELHETWCDTKRADGWTYGRYKNANTKTHPCLVPYEDLPDEQRIKDHMFYAIVRAMSTTDSPRAEV, encoded by the coding sequence ATGAAGGCATACCCAGAGACGATCGCCCGCGTGTGCCACGAGGCGAACCGCGTCCTGCAGATCGCGGCAGGTGAGAAGCCGTCACCGCACTGGGACCAGGCCCCCGACTGGCAGACCTCCCCGGTCATCCAGGGCGTCGAAGCCGCTCTGGCCGGTGCCACACCGCAGGAGCTCCATGAGACGTGGTGCGACACGAAGCGCGCCGATGGGTGGACGTACGGCCGGTACAAGAACGCCAACACCAAGACGCACCCCTGCCTCGTGCCGTACGAGGACCTGCCCGACGAGCAGCGGATCAAAGATCACATGTTCTATGCGATCGTCCGCGCCATGTCCACGACCGACAGCCCCCGGGCGGAGGTGTGA